The Flavobacterium galactosidilyticum nucleotide sequence ATTTATTGAGCCAAGTTAAATTCTCCGTTTTAGCCACATCGTATTTATTAGAAAGTCCAGCATCAAGGTATAAATTTCTTTTGAAATAAAGGAAAGTGAAGTAATACAATACGATCAAAACCAAAACTGGAATTGCAAAGGCCCAATAGGTATTGAAAACAGCATTAAAAAATGGTGCTGTAATCTCCGTTATATTAAATAGTCCATAATAGTGTAATCCGCCTAAAATAGCTGCTATTCCTAGGAAAATTACAAATAAATTATCTTTATTGCTTAGTATAATATTGATAAAGTTATTGATGTACAGCAAAGAGAATATTCCCGTAAACCAAAGAATTACGTATATTACATCATAGCCTTCAATCATTAAAACAATGCTGAACGGAATCAAGAAAAAACCATGAACTAAATTGAAGAATGATAACACAGTTTTACCTAAAGAGAAATGTACAATTGTTGCTTTTTTTATAGGGAAAATCAATAGCGGACGGATATTCATTACAGGTATTTTTTGCAACAGCAATCGGATGATTAAATCCATTACTACATAGTAAATCATGAATTTATTTACAGTTATGATTGGATCTAAATTCATTTTCTTGAAGATATAGAAAACGCCAATCCCTAATGCTAAAAAAACTAGAATGAAATAAGCAGCAACAAAACCCATCAGGATTTTTAAAGCCAAGTTGGTCGCGAAGGAAGCCGATCTAAAAAAAGCTTTCCATTCGAGATAAAGGAATTTTTGAATCATAGTTTGGTTATTTTGGTTGTATAGTAGGTACGTAAAACTAGGAAAACGTTACAAAAAAGTGCTTCTTATTTTAAAAAATCAACCACAAATTACACGAATTAAGACAAATTCTAATTTTTCCTTATTTCACTAATTTATCAAGACTAAAATTGGTGTGATTTAATTTTAAAATAATTCAATTCGTGAATTTTCGTGCTGTTAGTCTCAAAAAATATCCACTACTTTACCCCTATTATAAATTTTCAAATACTTTGATTTAAGAAACCTAATCAGTTTATTATCTTTGTCCAAAAAACAATCACATGTCATCCTTTTTAAAACTAATTATAAAAGAAGTAAAACGCGAAACTAAAGACGCCGTTTCTATCCTTTTTAACGTTCCTGAAGAACTTAAAGCAAATTACAATTTCATTGCTGGTCAATACCTAAATTTGAAATTAACATTAGACGGTCAGGAAATTCGTCGTGCGTATTCGATATGCTCATCTCCAGAAAGTGGCGAACTTCGCATTGCAATTAAAGCGGTTAAGCACGGTACTTTTTCTCCATTTGCCAATACAAAACTAAAAGCTGGAGATGTAATTGAAGTGGGAACTCCCGAAGGAAAATTTACATTTGAACCACAAGCGGAGCGACAAAAAAATTATGTGGCTTTTGCAGCTGGAAGCGGAATTACACCAATTATGTCAATACTAAAATCAGTATTAAAAAACGAACCGAAGAGTTCTTTTGTATTGGTTTACGGGAACAAAACGCCAGAAGAAACCATCTTTCACCAAGAATTACACGATTTGCAATTACAATATGTAGGACGCCTTTTTGTTCATTACGTATACAGTCAAGCTAAAGTGGAACCTGCTTTGTTCGGGCGAATTGAAAAATCGACAGTGAATTTTGTTCTGAATAATAAACACAAGGAATTGGAATTTGATAAGTTCTACTTATGTGGTCCAGAAGAAATGATTAATATCGTTTCTAATGTTTTAAAAGAACACAACGTTAAGGACAGCGCAATAAAGTTTGAATTATTTGCTTCTTCTAGTGCTGAAAATAATATCGAAAAATCATTAAGCGGACATTCTAAAATCACAATTATGGTGGATGATGACGAAACCACTTTTGAAATGTCTCAGAAACAAACCGTTCTTGATGCCGCTTTAAAACAAGGTATCGATGCTCCTTATTCTTGCCAAGGCGGAATTTGCAGTAGTTGTCTTGCTCGTGTTACATCAGGAACTGCTGAAATGACTAAAAACTCGATCCTTACTGATAAAGAAATCGCAAGTGGATTGATTCTTACCTGTCAAGCGCATCCAACATCTGAGAGTATTTATATTGACTATGATGATGTTTAGAAAATAAATATCCACTATTTAAAATTCCAAACTCCAACTTAAACATTGGGCTTTGGAATTTTTAATTTTATGCCAAATGAAAAGACCACGAGAGCTTTTTAAAAACAAACCACCTTCTGGAGGAAACTGAAAAACAACAAAGGGAATCGATACGTTTTGGCCTGTAGCCACCTGATTTTGAAGAATCCATTTCTAATCTAAAGCGATTTTTAATAGTACGATGTAGAGAAAATGGGATTTGGCTTTAAGCCAAGTTAAAAATCTACAACAGCGACTGAATATACGCCACCACTTTGTTAGGTTCAATCGTTCGCATTACATCCTCATAACCTTCAACTTTTTTATTTCCATAAACTGATGTTGGCAATAAAGGATATTTTTCTCTATCGGAAACCAAAGCATGTTCCAGCGGTTGATTAAAAGGTGAAAATCCAGCAAAAGGATGTGTTGCACCCCAAAGCGTTACAACTTTTATACCAAGCATTGCAGCAATATGTGCATTTCCAGAATCCATAGAAAGCATCACATCTAAATTACTAATCAATTGTAATTCCTGTTGAAATTTAATTTTACCTGCCATATTTATGACGTTATCTTTACCTTTTGAAAGCGATTCTAACACTTCAATCTCTTTCTTTCCACCGCCAAAAAGCAAAATAGTATGATTACTATTTAGAGCCAGTTCATTTATAACTTCTTGCATTAAATCTATCGGATAAACTTTAGAATCATATTGCGCAAAAGGTGCAATTCCGATCAGTTTTTCTTGATTGTCACCAATAATTTTTAAAATTTCAACATTTAAAATAGCTTTTCCTGGAAATTCTGGTGTTGATAAATTTACAGGAAAACCAATCTTTTCGAAAACTTTACAATGCCTTTCAAACATAGTTGGCAATTGCTTGAAAAATTTATTTTCAGCGCGAGTGAGTTGTTTTTTCTCTTGACGTCCTTTATCAACTGCCGCAACTTTTTTTCCGCTTAAAGCAAAAAGGTTTCGGGTAATTTGAGAACGTAACACATTGTGTAAATCGGCAAAAGCATCAATATGAAGTGCTCTTAAATCTTGGAATAATCGAAGCAATCCCAAGAACCCTTTGTGACGTTCTTTTTCATCGAAAGCAAAAAAAGAAACATTAGGGATTCCGTCAAAGAAAGGCTTAAAAAAAGGACGGGAAATTACCGTCAATTGAATTGCTGGATATTGTTTTACAAAAGCGCGTAAAACAGGAACCGTCATGGCGACATCTCCCATTGCGGAAAGTCTCATGACGGCTATATGTTGGATTGTATGTGACAATGCTGAGTTTGCCAAAAACTATTTCTTATTTTGGTACAATACAGGATTTAATTCATCGTCATTGTACATTTTCATTTGCTTGTACACTTTCATGAATTTATCACCCTTTTCAATATCAGTTAGTAAATCGTCAATGGCTGCAGATAAATCTGTTCTTTGTTCTAGTAAAACATTCAATTTTACTTGACATTTATCTCTATGATCTTGAGTAGCTTCCTCGCGAGTAGCTTCCTCATTCATATGATAAATTTTCAAAGCTAAAATAGACAATCTATCAAAAGCCCAAGCCGGACTTTCAGAGTTAATTTTAGCATTGTCTTTGATAACAACCTGACTGTATTTTTGAAGAAAATAACTATCAATATATTCTACCATATCAGTACGTTCTTGATTAGAAGCATCAATTCTACGCTTTAAGGTCAAGGCCGCAACTGGATCAATATTTGGATCGCGAATAATATCTTCAAAATGCCATTGTACGGTATCAATCCAATTTTTATGATACAACAAATGTTCAAATTTATCTTTAGGATACGGATTGCTGATAGGTTGATCTACACTATCAAATTGATGATAGTCCCTAATACTTTTTTCGAATACAGAATAAGCTAATTTTGAAAACATATTTTTATATTTTATAATCACAAAGATACTTTTTATACTTTTATACGGTAACAAAAACTGTAGAAGTTTAATAGCAAAACCCAAATCATGCAAATTCATAATTTATCAGAAAATAATAGTGTCCTGAATCACTTTTTAGGACAAATAAGAAACATAGATGTTCATCGTGACAGCATGCGTTTTAGAAGAAATATTGAACGAATAGGCGAAATAATGGCTTATGAACTAAGCAAAGAATTAGAATATAAAAACATTGAAATTGAAACGCCACTTGGTATAAAACAAACAACAGCTATCAATGATAAACTCGTTTTATGTTCAATTCTACGAGCTGGACTTACGTTGCATCAGGGTTTTCTAAATTATTTTGACGACGCTGAAAATGGTTTTATTTCAGCCTATAGACACCATCCAAACAACGATGATTATTTTGAAATAAAAGTGGAATACCAGGCTGTTGCCGATATTAATAATAAAAACCTTTTATTACTTGATCCCATGCTCGCAACGGGTCAATCAATAGTTGCCGTTTTTAATCAATTAATGGAACGAGGAAGTCCTAAAGAAATTCATATAGCCGTTGTTATTGCAACTCCAGAAGGAATTGCTCATCTTGAGGAACACCTTCCTGAAAACTGCCATCTATGGATCGCTTCTTTAGATGATGGGCTTGATGCTAAAAACTACATTGTTCCTGGACTTGGTGACGCGGGTGATTTAGCTTACGGAATAAAATTATAATTGAGAGAAAAAAGCAAACATGCTACATAAAATAAGCACATAAAGAGCTAGTTCTTTATTCAATTTTAGTTGTGGCATTTCAATATGACTCGTTGCCATTATTGCTAAAGGAGCAAAAGTAAAAATGAGCAAATCGTTACTTTTATTACTTGAAACCATAAATATAAGAACACCAATAAAAAAAGAAGCTATAATTTTCTTGTAGGAAGTGATTAAAAGTTGCGGTCTATTTGACAATGTTGAAAACATAGAAACTACAAAAAACAAAGCAACTGTAGCATAAATTGAGAAGGCAGCATTTTGATAATTAGTGGTAAAATAGTTAATCTCAAAATTTGTTTCAACACTTTGATTAAGGTATTCAAAGCCGTTCAAATTAAAAACTGCTGCATAAATTAGAAAGAAAATTGTTACCACAAAAAAAGCTATGAATGGTAATATCCAGTTTCGATAATCTCTAGAAACATGAAACAGTATTGATATAAAAACCAAAACTATGAAGATTATGCTCCAAAAATGAAATAATGCTGCCAAAAAAATCCAAAATGACGCATCAAATATTTTTTCTTTCGACGCTTTGAGCGACTGAAGTGAAATTAATCGGCGTAGCGCAAGGAGTATAAAAAAGTTAGACACAATCAGATTAGTATGATCTAAAACTGACGGAAAAAAAAGGAGAAACAAAAAATAAAAAAAGATTGTGAATGTACTGTCTTTACTCAATCCGTTCTTCTTAGCAATGAAATTTGCCATAAAGACAGAAGCTACTAAAAGGCAAAATAAACCTACTTTTGTTACTATTAAAAAGATGGAATTTGTCCAAGATAAATCTTGCCATAGAAACAGTAAAAAGAAAAACAGCATTAAAATCCCAACCAATAAAAAATTTAATGGTGTAGATTTTCTAAAAACACTTGTTATCATAAGGATATTTTATACTTTTGTGTTCGTAAATATAATACTTGTTTAAAAAGTAAACCTAGCAAGACCGAAAAGATTCTCAAAATTTGAGTTTTTATTAGTCTAAGCACATAAAACAACTACTAAAATTAATTTTATACATTATGAAAGCATTTTTCGAAGCAATACAATACTTATTTGTAGACATTTTATTTGCTCCACTTGACTTTATTCGCTCTTTAGAATTGTCATCTTGGTTTGCGGCAAATACAATCAACTGGATTTTCATGATTATTTGTGTCGCTGCAATGGTATATTGGATCAAGCAATTAAAATTGCACAAAGACAATAACGAAGACAATCAAGACACAACTGCACATTCATTTTTTAAATAAGATTTAAAAAATATAAAGATATTGGAAACTATTTCAAGTCGTTTCCAATATCTTTTCTAAAATACATCTTATCAAAATTTAGTTTATCTATATTCTGGTAAGATTTTTTTATGGCCTCTTCAAAATCATTTCCGTACGAAGTAATGGCTAAAACTCTTCCTCCATTTGAAACAACATTGCCGTTATCTAGTTTTGTTCCTGCATGAAAAACTATAGAATCTTCAATGGTTTCTAATCCTGAAATTAATTTCCCTTTTTCGAAATCCTCAGGATAACCTCCAGATACAACCATGATTGTTGTTGCACTTCTTTCGTCAATTTCTAAAGTAATTTCATCTAGCTTTTCTTTGGCTACAGCCAAAAATAACGCGACTAGATCAGTTTTCAATCTAGGGATCACCACTTCGGTTTCTGGATCACCCATTCTCACGTTGTATTCAATTACAATGGGTTCGTTATTGACATTGATTAATCCAATGAAAACAAAACCTTTGTACGATATACCATCTTTTTGAAAACCATCAATAGTTGGTTTTACGATACGTGTTTCAATTTTTTCCATTAAAACAGCATCTACGTAAGGAACTGGAGAAACTGCTCCCATTCCGCCCGTATTCAATCCTGTATCACCTTCGCCAATGCGTTTGTAATCTTTAGCAGTTGGGAGAATTTTATAATTCTTTCCATCAGTCAATACAAAACAACTTAGCTCTATACCGTCTAGAAATTCCTCGATAACCACTTTAGCACTTGCTGTACCAAATTTTTGATGCACCAGCATATTTCTCAACTCTTCTTTGGCTTCTGCCAAATCTTGAATAATCAAAACTCCTTTTCCTGCTGCAAGTCCATCTGCTTTCAAAACATATGGAGGTTGCAATGTTTCCAGAAATTCACATCCTTTTTCAACTGTTTCTGCCGTAAAGCTATCGTATGCTGCCGTTGGAATGTTATGTTTGATTAGAAATTCTTTTGCAAATTCTTTACTTCCTTCCAGTTGCGCACCTAATTTAGATGGTCCAATTACTGGTATATGTTTTAAGTCAGCATCATTTAAGAAGAAATCGTAGATTCCTTTTACTAATGGATCTTCTGGACCTACAACAACCATTGTTACATTTTCTTTAATAACAAATGTTTTTATAGCTTCAAAATCAGTTGGACTTATAACAACATTAGTCGCTATCGATGCAGTACCAGCATTTCCTGGCGCTACAAAAAGTGTGTCACAAAGCGGACTTTGAATCATTTTCCATGCAAAAGCATGTTCTCTTCCTCCAGAACCCAGTAGTAAAATATTCATTTTGTAGATAGTTAGTTATAAGCCGCAAAAATAATTGCTTTTGAACTTAAAAAATAATTAATTCCTAAAAACTTGTTGGTAATTGTCCAATAGTTGTTGGTAAATATTATTTTTGATGAAATAAGAGCTCATAATGTTTCCACTATTCGACCTTACACTTAAATTTAATGGTTTTCCTATGAAGGAAGCAAAATCCGAATTGCAAAAAATTATAGCTTTATCTGAAGTTGATCACGAAATTTTTATTGAAAATAAAAAGCAACAAATTGTTGCTTTCCATTTGCAAAATAATGCCTTTTTTCAAAATTTAGTGGGTTCAAAAAAATTTAAAAACTGGAACGACTTACCTATTTTAAATAAAAAGAATTTACAAAGTCCATTATTAGAAAGGCTATCAAAAGGCTATTCCCTAAAAAAAAGTTACATAAATAAAACATCTGGCTCTAGCGGAACTCCCTTTATTTTTGCCAAAGACAAATACTGTCATGCTATGACCTGGGCTTCAAACATCTATCGTTTTGGTTGGTACGGAATCGATTTTAACACTTCATATCAAGCACGATTTTATGGAATTCCATTGGATTATATTGGTAACATAAAAGAACGAATTAAAGATTTTTTAAGTCATCGTTTTCGATTTTCGGTTTTTGATTTATCGGACGAAGTTTTAGAGAAAATGTTGAAGACATTTCAACGTGAAAAATTTGATTATATCAATGGCTATACGAGTTCTATCGTTTTATTTGCCAAATATTTGCAGAAAAAAAATATTGTTCTTACTGCTATTTGTCCAACTTTGAAAGTGTGTATGGTTACCTCCGAAATGCTTTTTGAGGATGATAAGATACTTTTAGAAAAGCAATTTGGCATTCGAATTATCAATGAATATGGTGCTTCAGAATTAGACTTAATAGCTTTCCAAAATACGGATGGAGAATGGCAGGTAAATGCTGAAACGCTATTTGTTGAAATCTTAGATGAAAATAATCAAGCGGTTCCTAATGGTACTTCAGGCCGAATTGTAATTACTTCCTTATTCAATAAAGCGCATCCATTTATTCGATATGACATTGGTGATATTGGAATTCTAGACGAAAAAAGTACACTACAAAAACCAATTCTAAAGAAATTGATTGGGCGTACTAATGATATTGCAATTTTACCAAGTGGCAAAAAAGCACCAGGATTGACATTTTATTATATCACAAAAAGCATTATTGAAGATGATGGAAATGTAAAAGAATTTGTAATTAAACAAACAAAAATAGATACTTTTGAAATCGAATATGTGAGTGAAACCGAATTAAATTCGGCACAAATTCAAAAAATTGAAAAGGCAATTATGCTTTATTTAGAAAGTGATTTAGTGTTCATCTTCGATAAAAAAGATAAATTAGAACGAAACAAAAGTGGAAAATTGAAACAATTTGTTTCATTTGTAAAATAATGCTATGAAAATCACAATAGTTGCTGGCGCAAGACCCAATTTTATAAAAATCGCACCCATCATTAAAGCGATAGATAAAAAACAAGCCGAAGGTGCAGAAGTCTCCTATCGATTGGTTCATACTGGACAACATTATGACAAAAACCTCAGTGATACATTTTTTCAAGAATTAAATATTCCTGAGCCCAAAGCAAACTTAGTGGTAAAAAGCGGCTCACAATCCATACAAACTGCTGCAATAATGGTCGCTTTTGAACAAGAATTACTTCAAAATCCATGCGATTTAGTTTTGGTGGTTGGAGATGTTAATTCGACTATGGCTTGTGCGATTGTTGCTAAAAAATTAAACATTAAAGTAACTCATGTAGAGGCAGGAATTCGCTCGGGTGATATGACAATGCCGGAGGAAATCAATCGAATTGTTACGGATAGTATAACCGATTATTTTTTCACCACTTCTATTTGGGCAGGAGAAAATCTGTTAAAATATGGAGCTGATGCTGCTAATATCCATTTTGTTGGAAATGTAATGATAGACACTTTGTATCAAAACTTAGATCGAATTTCAGCACCACTTTTCTGGAACGAATTTAATTTAGAA carries:
- a CDS encoding DUF6427 family protein, translating into MITSVFRKSTPLNFLLVGILMLFFFLLFLWQDLSWTNSIFLIVTKVGLFCLLVASVFMANFIAKKNGLSKDSTFTIFFYFLFLLFFPSVLDHTNLIVSNFFILLALRRLISLQSLKASKEKIFDASFWIFLAALFHFWSIIFIVLVFISILFHVSRDYRNWILPFIAFFVVTIFFLIYAAVFNLNGFEYLNQSVETNFEINYFTTNYQNAAFSIYATVALFFVVSMFSTLSNRPQLLITSYKKIIASFFIGVLIFMVSSNKSNDLLIFTFAPLAIMATSHIEMPQLKLNKELALYVLILCSMFAFFSQL
- a CDS encoding ferredoxin--NADP reductase, with the translated sequence MSSFLKLIIKEVKRETKDAVSILFNVPEELKANYNFIAGQYLNLKLTLDGQEIRRAYSICSSPESGELRIAIKAVKHGTFSPFANTKLKAGDVIEVGTPEGKFTFEPQAERQKNYVAFAAGSGITPIMSILKSVLKNEPKSSFVLVYGNKTPEETIFHQELHDLQLQYVGRLFVHYVYSQAKVEPALFGRIEKSTVNFVLNNKHKELEFDKFYLCGPEEMINIVSNVLKEHNVKDSAIKFELFASSSAENNIEKSLSGHSKITIMVDDDETTFEMSQKQTVLDAALKQGIDAPYSCQGGICSSCLARVTSGTAEMTKNSILTDKEIASGLILTCQAHPTSESIYIDYDDV
- a CDS encoding glycosyltransferase family 9 protein translates to MRLSAMGDVAMTVPVLRAFVKQYPAIQLTVISRPFFKPFFDGIPNVSFFAFDEKERHKGFLGLLRLFQDLRALHIDAFADLHNVLRSQITRNLFALSGKKVAAVDKGRQEKKQLTRAENKFFKQLPTMFERHCKVFEKIGFPVNLSTPEFPGKAILNVEILKIIGDNQEKLIGIAPFAQYDSKVYPIDLMQEVINELALNSNHTILLFGGGKKEIEVLESLSKGKDNVINMAGKIKFQQELQLISNLDVMLSMDSGNAHIAAMLGIKVVTLWGATHPFAGFSPFNQPLEHALVSDREKYPLLPTSVYGNKKVEGYEDVMRTIEPNKVVAYIQSLL
- a CDS encoding DUF5687 family protein, coding for MIQKFLYLEWKAFFRSASFATNLALKILMGFVAAYFILVFLALGIGVFYIFKKMNLDPIITVNKFMIYYVVMDLIIRLLLQKIPVMNIRPLLIFPIKKATIVHFSLGKTVLSFFNLVHGFFLIPFSIVLMIEGYDVIYVILWFTGIFSLLYINNFINIILSNKDNLFVIFLGIAAILGGLHYYGLFNITEITAPFFNAVFNTYWAFAIPVLVLIVLYYFTFLYFKRNLYLDAGLSNKYDVAKTENLTWLNKFGTIGTFLKNDIKLIKRNKRSKTTIGLSVMFLFYGLLFFSSTAFYGPVMHIFAGIFVSGGFLITFGQFVPSWDSAYYQLMMTQNIPYKEYLSSKWWLMVIATILTTIVASFYLYFGFQTYLVIIVGAIYNIGVNSHLVLLGGAYTKTPIDLSSGKGAFGDKKAFNMKTMLISIPQLGLPVLLYWLGSKYANPNVGLVLVAAVGVIGFALKNKAFSLIEKVYKTEKYATIAAYKQKG
- a CDS encoding DUF6341 family protein, translated to MKAFFEAIQYLFVDILFAPLDFIRSLELSSWFAANTINWIFMIICVAAMVYWIKQLKLHKDNNEDNQDTTAHSFFK
- the purD gene encoding phosphoribosylamine--glycine ligase translates to MNILLLGSGGREHAFAWKMIQSPLCDTLFVAPGNAGTASIATNVVISPTDFEAIKTFVIKENVTMVVVGPEDPLVKGIYDFFLNDADLKHIPVIGPSKLGAQLEGSKEFAKEFLIKHNIPTAAYDSFTAETVEKGCEFLETLQPPYVLKADGLAAGKGVLIIQDLAEAKEELRNMLVHQKFGTASAKVVIEEFLDGIELSCFVLTDGKNYKILPTAKDYKRIGEGDTGLNTGGMGAVSPVPYVDAVLMEKIETRIVKPTIDGFQKDGISYKGFVFIGLINVNNEPIVIEYNVRMGDPETEVVIPRLKTDLVALFLAVAKEKLDEITLEIDERSATTIMVVSGGYPEDFEKGKLISGLETIEDSIVFHAGTKLDNGNVVSNGGRVLAITSYGNDFEEAIKKSYQNIDKLNFDKMYFRKDIGNDLK
- the upp gene encoding uracil phosphoribosyltransferase; this translates as MQIHNLSENNSVLNHFLGQIRNIDVHRDSMRFRRNIERIGEIMAYELSKELEYKNIEIETPLGIKQTTAINDKLVLCSILRAGLTLHQGFLNYFDDAENGFISAYRHHPNNDDYFEIKVEYQAVADINNKNLLLLDPMLATGQSIVAVFNQLMERGSPKEIHIAVVIATPEGIAHLEEHLPENCHLWIASLDDGLDAKNYIVPGLGDAGDLAYGIKL
- the wecB gene encoding non-hydrolyzing UDP-N-acetylglucosamine 2-epimerase gives rise to the protein MKITIVAGARPNFIKIAPIIKAIDKKQAEGAEVSYRLVHTGQHYDKNLSDTFFQELNIPEPKANLVVKSGSQSIQTAAIMVAFEQELLQNPCDLVLVVGDVNSTMACAIVAKKLNIKVTHVEAGIRSGDMTMPEEINRIVTDSITDYFFTTSIWAGENLLKYGADAANIHFVGNVMIDTLYQNLDRISAPLFWNEFNLEPKNYIILTLHRPSNVDEEQSLIQLLQGIDTMVGDKKVIFPLHPRTKAILGDTKLNLKNIVFVEPQGYLNFMFLIKNSFAVITDSGGISEETTVLGIPCFTMRNNTERPETQTIGTNTLVGTSIANLNKMFGYFLQNGPRNAGIPELWDGKASERIIDILLSKK
- a CDS encoding DUF4254 domain-containing protein, which produces MFSKLAYSVFEKSIRDYHQFDSVDQPISNPYPKDKFEHLLYHKNWIDTVQWHFEDIIRDPNIDPVAALTLKRRIDASNQERTDMVEYIDSYFLQKYSQVVIKDNAKINSESPAWAFDRLSILALKIYHMNEEATREEATQDHRDKCQVKLNVLLEQRTDLSAAIDDLLTDIEKGDKFMKVYKQMKMYNDDELNPVLYQNKK
- a CDS encoding phenylacetate--CoA ligase family protein — protein: MFPLFDLTLKFNGFPMKEAKSELQKIIALSEVDHEIFIENKKQQIVAFHLQNNAFFQNLVGSKKFKNWNDLPILNKKNLQSPLLERLSKGYSLKKSYINKTSGSSGTPFIFAKDKYCHAMTWASNIYRFGWYGIDFNTSYQARFYGIPLDYIGNIKERIKDFLSHRFRFSVFDLSDEVLEKMLKTFQREKFDYINGYTSSIVLFAKYLQKKNIVLTAICPTLKVCMVTSEMLFEDDKILLEKQFGIRIINEYGASELDLIAFQNTDGEWQVNAETLFVEILDENNQAVPNGTSGRIVITSLFNKAHPFIRYDIGDIGILDEKSTLQKPILKKLIGRTNDIAILPSGKKAPGLTFYYITKSIIEDDGNVKEFVIKQTKIDTFEIEYVSETELNSAQIQKIEKAIMLYLESDLVFIFDKKDKLERNKSGKLKQFVSFVK